A window from Bacteroidia bacterium encodes these proteins:
- a CDS encoding OmpA family protein, giving the protein MRSRRILFILLFVGFFCGISASATSQSRLQRADRYYNTYQYAMAAKMYRKAAKGKKKEEALFKLAECYRMMNNYKEAEAVYSRLVNMKTLNPKVYYHYAEMLLHNKKYDEAGEQLRTYLALVPSDEKGKLLLRSSDEMKAWKVQTAAYKVYPLKDLNTSLSEYSPVIFGEGLVYASESKLDLVSGGANQWNGNPNLVVFYSKGKRSGDSTVYGNGTPLSVLFNNESQNGPIAFAPDGKEACYCKVNNQKKKGKEFTNRPKLFFVTMNGNRPGEPVPFEYNSDDYSVGHPAYSNDGNILFFVSDMPGGMGGKDIWMCKRESGGWGKPVNLGAPVNTKGDETFPGCGPDGVLYFSSSGHIGFGGLDIFSTHLKEGKWESPANLQYPVNTASDDFGMCFRDKNRGYFTSNRPGAGGDDIYGFYRIAEISNVSGKILLTKNIKDAAANVQVALLNDKKEVLQTTVTDEFGYFRFDHVPSNKNYMVMIESDDPTQLKDKYYLADNQNRIVKKTVVGQKGLFVFELLPSDLTKLPKLVEEDAFVSIAGSLLVGEEKMPLSNTSVNVKNEKGELIQTTTTNSFGAFVFTDLPTDDNYLLMIEEKDADLNGKKIYFVNKSGKEVAVSQGGFKYKLIHSDKTSLSLLIVKDEDLRIDLKGKILGDNKTPLTNTKVLVVNEKGEVVQTAITDGKGDFVFVSLPADKKYLVQIDEKDAQVLNFKNLVVVDEKGKVLGNFHLFSGKFKWEMLPTEQKTLASIYVDDPWLQVQKLKSNTEKKDTITIIENIYYEYDKWDLLPEARIVLDKVVQVMKMNPGITIEIYAHTDSRSSTDYNQKLSEKRAKAAADYIASKGIDKKRLTSKGMGEQKVLNKCKDGVECTEDEHAKNRRTEFKIQTKK; this is encoded by the coding sequence ATGAGGAGCCGGAGAATACTATTCATACTGCTGTTTGTCGGATTCTTCTGCGGGATCAGTGCTTCCGCTACGTCTCAGTCGCGACTTCAACGGGCCGACCGTTACTATAATACCTATCAGTATGCGATGGCGGCAAAAATGTACCGGAAGGCCGCCAAAGGGAAGAAAAAAGAGGAGGCGTTGTTCAAACTTGCGGAATGTTACCGCATGATGAATAACTACAAGGAAGCGGAAGCAGTCTATAGCCGCCTGGTTAATATGAAAACCCTTAATCCAAAAGTGTATTACCATTATGCCGAAATGCTCCTGCATAATAAGAAGTACGATGAAGCCGGGGAACAGCTGCGAACCTATCTTGCCCTGGTGCCGTCTGATGAGAAAGGCAAATTGCTGCTTCGCTCGTCGGACGAAATGAAAGCATGGAAAGTTCAGACTGCCGCATATAAAGTATATCCCCTGAAAGATCTGAATACCTCCCTGTCGGAATATTCTCCGGTAATATTCGGAGAGGGACTGGTTTATGCCTCGGAATCAAAGTTAGATCTGGTATCCGGCGGCGCGAACCAGTGGAACGGCAACCCGAACCTTGTGGTGTTTTACAGTAAGGGGAAACGAAGCGGCGACTCAACCGTATATGGTAACGGTACTCCGTTGTCGGTGCTGTTCAATAACGAATCTCAGAACGGCCCTATCGCATTCGCTCCCGATGGAAAGGAAGCCTGTTATTGTAAAGTGAATAATCAGAAAAAGAAAGGGAAAGAGTTCACCAACCGGCCAAAACTTTTCTTTGTGACCATGAATGGAAACCGCCCGGGAGAGCCGGTGCCTTTCGAATATAACTCCGATGATTATTCCGTAGGGCATCCCGCATATTCCAATGATGGAAACATTTTGTTTTTTGTTTCCGACATGCCCGGCGGAATGGGAGGGAAGGATATCTGGATGTGTAAAAGAGAGTCCGGCGGCTGGGGTAAACCCGTAAATCTGGGTGCACCGGTGAATACGAAAGGAGACGAAACTTTTCCCGGATGTGGCCCGGACGGTGTATTGTATTTTTCTTCCAGCGGTCATATCGGTTTTGGAGGACTGGATATTTTTTCCACCCATCTGAAGGAGGGAAAGTGGGAGAGTCCGGCCAATCTGCAATATCCCGTTAATACTGCATCCGATGATTTCGGCATGTGTTTCAGAGACAAGAATCGCGGCTATTTTACTTCCAACCGGCCGGGTGCAGGCGGCGATGATATATACGGCTTTTACCGCATCGCTGAAATCAGCAATGTGAGCGGTAAGATACTCCTGACGAAAAATATCAAAGATGCGGCGGCGAATGTTCAGGTGGCCCTGCTCAATGATAAAAAGGAAGTGCTGCAAACCACCGTTACCGATGAGTTCGGATATTTTCGTTTCGATCATGTTCCTTCCAATAAAAACTATATGGTGATGATCGAGTCGGACGATCCCACCCAACTAAAGGATAAGTATTACCTGGCCGACAATCAGAACCGGATTGTGAAAAAGACAGTGGTCGGGCAAAAGGGTCTCTTTGTTTTTGAACTGCTTCCTTCCGATCTGACCAAACTTCCAAAGCTGGTAGAGGAGGATGCTTTTGTTTCCATCGCCGGCAGCCTGCTGGTGGGAGAAGAGAAGATGCCCCTTTCCAATACCAGTGTAAATGTTAAAAATGAAAAGGGAGAACTGATTCAGACTACTACCACCAACTCGTTCGGAGCATTCGTATTTACTGACCTTCCCACCGACGATAATTACCTTCTCATGATTGAGGAGAAGGATGCCGACCTTAACGGGAAGAAAATTTACTTCGTGAATAAGAGTGGGAAGGAAGTAGCCGTATCACAGGGTGGGTTTAAGTATAAACTCATTCATTCAGATAAAACGAGTCTTTCCCTCTTAATAGTGAAGGACGAGGACCTGCGTATAGACCTGAAAGGAAAGATTCTGGGCGACAACAAAACCCCGTTAACCAATACCAAAGTGCTGGTGGTGAACGAGAAGGGTGAAGTGGTGCAGACCGCCATTACCGATGGTAAAGGAGATTTTGTTTTTGTTTCTCTTCCTGCTGATAAAAAGTACCTCGTACAAATTGATGAGAAAGACGCACAAGTGCTCAATTTTAAAAATCTGGTTGTGGTGGATGAGAAAGGAAAGGTGCTGGGGAACTTTCACCTCTTCAGTGGTAAATTCAAATGGGAGATGCTTCCTACCGAACAGAAAACGCTGGCCAGTATTTATGTAGATGATCCCTGGCTCCAGGTGCAGAAGCTGAAATCAAACACGGAAAAAAAGGATACAATTACCATCATCGAGAATATCTATTATGAATACGATAAGTGGGATCTTTTACCTGAAGCCAGAATTGTTCTGGATAAAGTGGTGCAGGTAATGAAAATGAACCCGGGCATCACCATCGAGATTTATGCGCACACGGATAGTCGCTCCAGCACGGATTACAACCAAAAACTGTCTGAAAAGCGCGCGAAGGCCGCTGCAGATTACATTGCCTCAAAAGGCATTGATAAAAAGCGCCTGACAAGTAAAGGAATGGGAGAGCAGAAAGTGCTGAATAAGTGTAAGGATGGGGTAGAGTGTACGGAGGACGAGCACGCCAAGAACCGGCGCACCGAGTTTAAGATCCAGACAAAAAAGTAA
- a CDS encoding type IX secretion system membrane protein PorP/SprF, with protein MKRIFTFCSLLLFISGWSQQDAQYTQYMFNHLAMNPAYAGTRDVLDVVLQHRTQWTRMDGGPLNSSMAFQMPIGKKKAGVGVELLSEKIGPKSIGSIRGSYSYRIKLGPGKLSFGLKMGVNSYHYDWNKIKYRDLNDPFAGDNGQDQWTVISADFGMFYYTKSFYSGLAITHLNQNRLYELSDTLYNETQVPHLFLPVGVGIQLSEHLVMNPSILLKATVAAPLDLDVNCNFLIDNKVWLGAGYRMGYGVSLLGLWNISDHLRMGYSYDYGLNRIGAVGRGSHEFMLGYGIGWNTTKTLTPRYL; from the coding sequence ATGAAACGGATATTCACATTTTGTTCCCTGTTGCTGTTCATCTCCGGATGGTCGCAGCAGGATGCACAGTATACACAGTATATGTTCAATCACCTTGCGATGAACCCTGCTTACGCAGGAACCAGGGATGTGCTGGACGTGGTACTGCAGCATCGTACGCAATGGACCAGAATGGACGGAGGCCCGCTGAACTCGTCCATGGCATTCCAGATGCCCATTGGGAAGAAAAAAGCCGGCGTGGGTGTTGAACTCCTCTCTGAAAAAATCGGACCCAAAAGCATTGGAAGCATACGGGGTTCCTACTCTTACAGAATTAAACTGGGACCCGGAAAACTTTCCTTCGGACTGAAGATGGGTGTGAACAGTTACCATTACGACTGGAATAAAATAAAATACCGTGATCTGAATGATCCGTTTGCAGGGGATAATGGTCAGGATCAGTGGACCGTTATCTCCGCGGATTTCGGAATGTTTTATTACACCAAATCTTTTTACTCCGGTTTGGCGATTACACACCTGAACCAGAATCGCCTTTACGAATTATCCGACACACTCTATAATGAAACACAGGTACCCCACCTCTTTCTTCCTGTGGGCGTGGGAATTCAGCTCAGCGAACATCTCGTGATGAATCCTTCTATTTTACTGAAGGCAACGGTGGCCGCTCCGCTTGACCTGGATGTAAATTGTAATTTTCTTATAGATAATAAGGTATGGCTGGGTGCCGGATACCGGATGGGATACGGAGTAAGCCTGTTGGGTTTATGGAACATCAGCGATCACTTACGGATGGGCTATTCCTACGATTACGGACTGAACCGGATTGGAGCGGTAGGAAGAGGAAGCCACGAATTTATGCTGGGATATGGTATAGGATGGAATACTACGAAAACATTAACACCACGATACTTGTAG
- a CDS encoding gliding motility-associated C-terminal domain-containing protein has product MTSLTDGTRWMTQGFHQPVRVNDSIPYSDTSAFIPNGITPNSDGFNDSWVIDGIDTVRNTVYVFNRWGDLVWKASDYDNASVVWKGDNFNGDRLPVATYFYIISTPQKEFKGWIELLR; this is encoded by the coding sequence GTGACCAGCCTTACCGACGGAACACGCTGGATGACCCAGGGATTTCATCAGCCGGTTCGCGTGAACGATTCTATTCCCTACTCCGACACATCTGCTTTTATCCCTAACGGCATTACTCCCAACAGCGACGGATTTAATGATTCCTGGGTTATTGACGGAATTGATACTGTCAGGAACACGGTGTACGTGTTTAACCGTTGGGGCGATCTTGTTTGGAAAGCCAGCGATTATGATAATGCATCGGTGGTGTGGAAAGGCGACAACTTCAACGGTGATCGGCTTCCCGTTGCAACCTATTTTTATATCATCAGTACACCGCAGAAGGAATTTAAAGGCTGGATTGAATTATTGAGATAA
- a CDS encoding collagen-like protein produces the protein MKQIFTFSILFCSLHLCFSQAPSLIPYQGIARDASGNEISGTITVDFAVHQGSPTGTVVFSERHTAVTNQFGLFSVSIGDPSAPDLTGSFTTINWSAGPYYLEVLLDASGGTNTLSIGTTQMMSVPYALYAQTAGNGPAGPTGPTGPAGATGPTGATGTVGPTGAAGATGPTGATGSTGVTGPTGSFSLTGTFGQTIYHDGTGWTAASNLFNDGTNIGINNATPSFPLTIGTTTGTEIGFFGITGADIYSPTTLTLEGQNGVSLHGNDLLFRTNFLDRIKVTTAGDVGIGTITPNYKLEVIGTGRFSSSLTVNNYSFPASDGVNGQTMVTNGSGTLSWTTITGLPAGLSGQTLHHNGSTWLANSNLINTGTNVGIGIGTPGYKLHVSSGTYPGIQVDGSDALWAGIYVNGTTNSTQPFYGYKIMGSVKAYSFVTSSGDWILSVNGADRLSVLGNTGYMGILNTAPQAPLDVTGSIRMNDGNQASGKIMVSDNTGTGSWAAASQITCVTPPACQTVVSASSIATPFNNNLATFVKGSANTKVKITFQTHLTVADLSGSNGCVFELRIDGNPGVNASGKVIYFKDNNNSVPMSVFEPVTVVGYFSNVPAGGHAVQLFVYTLGGNATGIMYDNGCWNASNVLIEEFW, from the coding sequence ATGAAACAGATTTTTACTTTTTCAATTTTGTTTTGTTCACTGCATTTGTGCTTTAGCCAGGCGCCGTCCCTGATTCCATATCAGGGCATTGCAAGAGATGCTTCGGGTAATGAGATCAGCGGAACCATCACGGTGGATTTTGCTGTGCATCAGGGAAGCCCGACCGGAACAGTGGTGTTTTCTGAAAGACATACGGCGGTAACAAATCAATTCGGGTTATTTTCTGTTAGCATCGGAGATCCTTCAGCACCGGATCTTACCGGATCTTTCACCACGATTAACTGGTCAGCCGGACCCTATTATCTGGAAGTGTTGCTTGATGCCAGTGGTGGAACAAATACTCTTTCTATCGGAACCACTCAGATGATGTCGGTACCCTACGCACTTTACGCACAAACGGCAGGCAATGGTCCCGCAGGCCCCACCGGCCCCACCGGCCCTGCAGGCGCAACCGGCCCCACTGGCGCAACCGGAACTGTTGGTCCCACCGGTGCCGCGGGTGCAACCGGCCCCACAGGCGCAACCGGCTCCACCGGCGTTACCGGCCCTACCGGATCTTTTTCGCTCACAGGAACCTTTGGTCAAACCATCTATCATGACGGAACCGGATGGACTGCCGCCAGCAATTTATTCAATGACGGAACAAACATAGGAATCAACAATGCCACACCTTCATTCCCGCTAACGATCGGCACCACCACCGGAACAGAAATAGGTTTTTTTGGTATTACCGGTGCCGATATTTATTCCCCGACCACGTTAACGCTGGAAGGGCAAAACGGTGTATCCCTTCATGGGAACGATCTGCTCTTCAGAACCAATTTCCTTGATCGCATTAAAGTAACCACGGCCGGAGATGTGGGTATTGGAACAATCACACCCAATTATAAATTGGAGGTAATCGGTACCGGTCGCTTTTCATCTTCCCTTACAGTGAACAATTATTCATTTCCGGCATCCGACGGAGTGAATGGGCAAACAATGGTCACCAACGGATCGGGCACTTTGTCCTGGACAACGATTACCGGGTTACCGGCAGGTCTCTCGGGGCAAACACTTCATCACAACGGAAGCACCTGGCTCGCCAATTCAAATTTAATCAATACGGGTACGAACGTAGGGATAGGCATAGGAACACCAGGTTACAAATTACATGTTTCCTCAGGCACCTATCCGGGGATACAGGTAGATGGCTCGGATGCTCTCTGGGCAGGAATTTATGTAAATGGTACCACCAACTCAACTCAGCCATTTTATGGGTATAAAATTATGGGAAGCGTAAAGGCCTATTCATTTGTTACCTCAAGCGGTGACTGGATTTTGTCTGTGAACGGAGCTGACCGGCTTTCCGTTCTTGGGAATACCGGTTATATGGGAATTCTGAACACCGCTCCCCAGGCTCCGCTGGATGTAACAGGGTCTATCCGCATGAACGACGGCAACCAGGCGAGCGGGAAAATAATGGTTAGCGATAATACCGGAACAGGTTCCTGGGCTGCCGCCTCTCAGATAACATGCGTAACCCCGCCCGCATGTCAGACGGTGGTGTCTGCATCAAGTATTGCCACCCCCTTCAACAATAATCTGGCAACCTTTGTTAAAGGGTCGGCCAACACTAAAGTTAAAATTACCTTTCAAACACATTTGACTGTAGCCGACTTGTCAGGGAGTAACGGATGTGTTTTTGAATTGAGGATAGACGGCAATCCGGGTGTGAACGCATCGGGCAAGGTCATTTATTTTAAAGACAACAATAATAGCGTGCCCATGTCGGTCTTTGAACCGGTGACGGTGGTGGGATACTTTTCTAATGTGCCCGCCGGAGGGCATGCAGTCCAGTTGTTTGTTTATACCCTGGGAGGCAATGCTACCGGAATTATGTATGATAACGGTTGCTGGAATGCAAGCAATGTTCTTATTGAAGAATTCTGGTGA
- a CDS encoding gliding motility-associated C-terminal domain-containing protein: MHCFKSRFFLITCLVLFLPCYSMAQGNDDPCNAFSLTMTNPASCPTWDIDTNIFQGNNFGASADPLKPGYFGCVSGNDAPPVTADVWYKFIATAERLSVGVSGLGQNGVQLYLRQTSCNALIPINCDFVTAGSAFLSCDVMVPGESYYLRVFGGSSTDQATFTMKFHWMHPCDDCVQNSRLFVNPPPVQGHFFPGDTVEFTYVIKGYKPFGGDQLHGIVPDLGPGWDLSSLTPVNTPPTQPASGLGSWGWYNNIPDENSNLLNGFFYDGPPSINNNPTDNKGDVSNPGSTWTFRWKVRTLPGCTSPDDLSMNIYHLSDFETGSGTQPDCKYDADYHFKAILNCCTASVITTVNSGCKNDTNGMANLSVIAQSPPYSCQIYNASGTLVFNVIGQASPNFIISGLAAGEYTALSWGAQCTTGTAFRLKSQMAWQPQQTSFHCTPSCNNSAVITGPVVSGYGFLWSPSGQTTPTASGLCPGVYTIAVSYTNLGCNDTFMLNVTAPPPDDPAFYYEPPYGPNYCTVDTGIVEVEYLAHPGGIFSWTGPASNLNPATGDIISFPPFNGGTYTITYTTPGPCTTSSSQQLTFTQSPPAPAMSGATSICVDQQPLVITPTNMPFGCALIWDASGNFSFPNTTNPIVLTGLFPGTDTVYTIYYDALTSCFGLPSAFAYTVFPQPVANAGTDTTVCKDFTFTLSGSGGISYIWSPASGLENPYMQFTNGNTSSTTTYQLLVTDANGCRDTDYVSVYINPDDTCQLQVWNGFSPNNDGFNDTWFIEGIDNQPGNKVSVFNRWGDLVWSTGDYHNRNNAWDGRCTLTGDELPAATYFYVIQIPTKPTRSGWIELTK, encoded by the coding sequence ATGCATTGTTTTAAAAGCAGGTTTTTTCTGATTACCTGCCTCGTTCTTTTTCTTCCGTGCTATTCCATGGCGCAGGGCAACGATGATCCCTGTAACGCCTTCTCGCTGACCATGACAAATCCTGCGTCCTGTCCTACCTGGGACATTGACACCAATATTTTTCAAGGGAATAATTTTGGTGCAAGCGCTGATCCGCTGAAACCGGGTTATTTTGGCTGCGTGAGCGGTAACGACGCACCGCCTGTAACAGCGGATGTATGGTATAAATTTATTGCCACGGCAGAGAGGCTTTCTGTGGGTGTTTCCGGACTCGGACAAAATGGTGTGCAGCTCTACCTCCGCCAGACATCCTGCAATGCACTGATTCCTATCAATTGTGATTTTGTAACGGCAGGATCTGCCTTTCTTAGTTGTGATGTGATGGTGCCCGGCGAATCGTATTACCTGCGCGTTTTTGGCGGCTCTTCCACCGACCAGGCTACTTTTACAATGAAATTTCACTGGATGCACCCCTGCGATGACTGTGTGCAGAATTCCCGGCTGTTTGTGAATCCCCCTCCCGTGCAGGGGCACTTCTTTCCGGGCGATACGGTGGAGTTCACCTACGTGATAAAAGGGTACAAACCTTTCGGAGGCGATCAGCTTCATGGAATTGTTCCTGATTTAGGCCCGGGGTGGGATCTATCCAGTCTTACACCTGTGAACACACCACCAACCCAACCGGCCAGCGGCTTGGGCTCCTGGGGCTGGTATAACAATATCCCGGATGAAAACAGTAATTTACTGAATGGGTTTTTTTACGATGGTCCTCCCAGCATCAATAACAATCCTACCGACAACAAAGGAGATGTGAGCAACCCGGGTAGTACCTGGACGTTCCGGTGGAAGGTTCGTACACTTCCCGGCTGTACTTCACCGGATGATCTCAGCATGAATATTTACCATCTCTCCGATTTTGAAACCGGCAGTGGCACACAACCGGATTGTAAATATGATGCAGATTATCACTTCAAAGCCATCCTGAACTGCTGTACCGCCTCGGTAATCACCACCGTAAATTCAGGGTGTAAGAACGACACCAACGGAATGGCCAATCTGAGTGTGATTGCACAAAGCCCGCCTTATTCATGCCAGATTTACAATGCCAGCGGAACCCTGGTGTTCAACGTCATCGGACAGGCTTCACCCAATTTTATTATCAGCGGACTCGCTGCGGGTGAGTATACTGCGCTTTCCTGGGGGGCGCAATGCACCACCGGGACTGCCTTCCGTTTGAAATCCCAAATGGCATGGCAACCGCAGCAAACTTCCTTCCATTGTACTCCTTCCTGTAACAATTCTGCTGTCATAACAGGTCCTGTTGTTTCAGGCTATGGTTTTTTATGGAGCCCGTCCGGGCAAACTACACCAACGGCTTCAGGTCTTTGTCCGGGCGTATATACCATTGCTGTGAGTTATACCAACTTGGGATGTAATGATACCTTCATGCTCAATGTGACCGCTCCGCCTCCGGACGATCCGGCTTTTTATTATGAGCCTCCCTATGGACCCAATTACTGCACAGTAGATACCGGTATCGTTGAGGTGGAATACCTTGCACATCCCGGCGGCATTTTTTCGTGGACTGGTCCCGCTTCGAACCTGAATCCGGCCACAGGAGATATCATCTCATTCCCACCGTTCAATGGTGGTACCTATACCATTACCTACACCACACCGGGGCCATGTACCACCTCCAGTTCGCAACAACTTACATTTACACAGTCGCCTCCGGCCCCGGCAATGAGCGGCGCCACCAGCATTTGTGTAGATCAGCAACCACTGGTTATCACCCCTACCAATATGCCATTCGGCTGCGCGTTAATCTGGGATGCTAGCGGAAATTTTTCATTTCCCAATACCACTAATCCTATCGTACTCACCGGGCTTTTCCCCGGCACGGATACGGTGTACACCATTTATTACGATGCGCTTACTTCCTGTTTCGGATTGCCTTCCGCATTTGCCTATACTGTTTTTCCTCAACCAGTAGCTAACGCCGGTACAGACACCACCGTTTGTAAGGACTTTACCTTCACTTTGTCCGGTTCAGGTGGAATCAGTTATATCTGGTCACCGGCCTCAGGACTTGAAAATCCTTACATGCAGTTTACCAACGGCAACACTTCGTCCACCACTACATATCAATTATTGGTAACGGATGCAAACGGATGCCGCGACACGGATTACGTTTCAGTGTACATTAACCCGGATGATACATGCCAGTTACAGGTGTGGAACGGATTTTCGCCAAACAACGACGGATTCAATGATACCTGGTTTATAGAGGGAATTGATAACCAGCCCGGCAACAAAGTGAGTGTATTTAATCGCTGGGGCGACCTGGTTTGGTCTACCGGTGATTATCATAACCGTAATAACGCATGGGACGGAAGGTGCACTCTAACTGGTGATGAACTTCCGGCCGCTACCTATTTCTACGTAATACAAATTCCAACCAAACCAACACGGTCCGGGTGGATCGAATTAACGAAGTAA
- a CDS encoding SpoIIE family protein phosphatase: MRLTIGRRISFGFGILVFLTLLAFALTILTIRDSTRINDKITNLYNPSVSDLRELNVLVIRSKMLINSWVKTQGPSEDKVKLKSLIYEQYPDLRIRIKTLAANWSDEERTSIEAIFSLIDKLFDLHKDIMRDLGSFDSYEDPSVMFPYTEMIDETGEVSEKTRIILDELAELTSIQQKNASVRVAEMQDSFSTLQQVVVLLGVLLPLGGIFIAFFTLISIVRPVTQLKNVLFRMSKGVLPAEKIKERSDEIGDMSRALNELVTAMKMTTEFANEVGSGNFESYYKPLSEEDTLGQALLKMRLDLRENERSLEQKVEERTAEVVQQKQEIEFQKAKIEVLFNHVTDSIRYAKRLQDAILPPDSVVSRLLPESFVLYKPKDIVSGDFYWIEKVGKKIFFATIDCTGHGVPGAIMSIVGHNQLKQAVAKVPSLQPSLILDELSKGVRESLHQNVEGSTTKDGMDMTLCALDPDAMILEVAGAFNPLYFIRDGEVQEIKGNKFPVGVFVGEKKNFTNHKISVQKGDVIYLFSDGYADQFGGLKGKKFMVNQFRQLLLKNHTLPMTAQKQNLEQALEDWKGAEDQVDDILVMGVRIH, from the coding sequence ATGCGGCTTACCATCGGTCGTAGGATCAGTTTCGGTTTCGGGATCCTCGTATTCCTGACTCTGCTGGCCTTTGCCCTTACGATCCTCACCATCCGGGATAGTACCCGTATTAACGACAAGATTACCAACCTTTATAATCCTTCGGTAAGCGATTTACGGGAACTGAATGTGCTGGTGATCCGTTCCAAAATGCTGATCAATTCCTGGGTGAAAACGCAAGGCCCCAGCGAGGATAAAGTGAAGCTAAAAAGCCTGATCTACGAGCAGTATCCCGATCTCCGGATCCGGATAAAAACACTCGCAGCCAACTGGAGCGACGAAGAACGGACTTCAATAGAAGCCATTTTTTCGCTGATCGATAAATTATTTGACCTGCATAAGGATATCATGCGCGATCTCGGATCCTTTGATTCGTATGAGGACCCTTCTGTGATGTTTCCCTATACCGAAATGATTGACGAAACCGGCGAAGTCAGTGAGAAAACACGCATCATACTGGATGAGCTGGCGGAGCTTACTTCCATTCAGCAGAAAAATGCTTCTGTGCGAGTAGCTGAAATGCAGGATTCCTTTTCTACCCTGCAGCAGGTGGTGGTTCTGCTTGGTGTATTGTTGCCGCTGGGTGGAATATTCATCGCTTTCTTTACCCTTATTTCCATAGTACGGCCCGTAACACAGCTGAAAAATGTGCTGTTTCGAATGAGCAAGGGAGTGCTACCCGCCGAAAAAATCAAGGAGAGAAGCGACGAAATCGGCGACATGTCCCGCGCACTCAATGAACTCGTTACCGCTATGAAAATGACCACTGAATTTGCAAACGAGGTGGGATCCGGAAACTTTGAATCCTATTACAAACCCCTTTCTGAAGAGGATACGCTGGGGCAGGCGCTTCTGAAAATGCGCCTTGACCTCCGGGAGAATGAGCGCTCGCTGGAACAAAAAGTGGAAGAACGAACAGCGGAAGTGGTGCAGCAGAAGCAGGAGATTGAATTTCAAAAGGCTAAAATCGAGGTGCTGTTCAACCACGTTACGGATAGTATCCGCTATGCTAAACGACTGCAGGATGCTATTCTTCCTCCGGACTCTGTGGTTTCCCGTCTTCTTCCTGAATCGTTTGTACTTTATAAACCCAAGGATATTGTTTCAGGAGATTTCTACTGGATCGAAAAAGTCGGGAAGAAGATATTCTTTGCTACCATCGACTGCACTGGCCACGGTGTTCCGGGAGCTATCATGAGTATTGTGGGACACAACCAGCTAAAACAGGCCGTCGCTAAAGTACCTTCTCTGCAGCCCAGCCTGATCCTCGATGAACTTTCAAAAGGAGTAAGAGAATCGCTCCACCAGAACGTAGAAGGATCTACCACCAAGGATGGTATGGATATGACGCTTTGTGCCCTTGATCCTGATGCCATGATCCTGGAAGTGGCCGGGGCGTTCAACCCGCTGTACTTTATCCGCGATGGAGAAGTGCAGGAAATCAAAGGGAATAAATTCCCGGTGGGTGTTTTTGTGGGCGAAAAAAAGAACTTTACCAATCATAAAATCTCTGTACAGAAAGGGGATGTAATCTACCTGTTCTCCGATGGGTATGCTGATCAGTTCGGAGGATTAAAGGGCAAAAAGTTCATGGTGAATCAGTTCCGGCAGCTCTTGCTGAAAAATCACACCCTGCCGATGACCGCCCAAAAGCAGAACCTTGAACAAGCTCTGGAAGACTGGAAAGGGGCTGAAGATCAGGTAGATGACATATTGGTCATGGGAGTGAGAATCCACTAA
- a CDS encoding YfiR family protein, which yields MKKAFALVVLSFLLVSADLVKLAPPLASDTNTKIKAVFLYNFTKYIEWPQKYKSGNFIIGVLADEGFAKEIDVFFNPKSIGSQRFEIKYFPKPSDISQCHMIYVSPNFSGNISEVLNRIKGKSTLLITEKAGYAKQGAAINFTVVENKQKFELNKANAEKYDLKVSSSLTNLAINIE from the coding sequence ATGAAAAAGGCGTTTGCTTTAGTGGTGCTTTCTTTTCTGTTGGTTTCGGCCGATCTGGTGAAACTGGCTCCGCCTTTGGCTTCCGACACCAACACCAAGATCAAGGCTGTTTTTTTGTACAACTTCACCAAGTACATTGAATGGCCGCAGAAATATAAGTCCGGGAACTTTATTATCGGGGTTCTGGCCGACGAAGGATTTGCGAAGGAGATAGATGTGTTCTTCAATCCCAAAAGTATCGGATCCCAGCGGTTCGAGATAAAATATTTTCCCAAGCCTTCGGATATTTCGCAGTGTCACATGATCTACGTGTCTCCGAATTTCAGCGGCAATATTTCGGAGGTGCTCAACCGGATCAAGGGCAAGAGCACCTTGCTGATAACGGAAAAGGCGGGTTATGCCAAGCAGGGAGCGGCCATCAACTTTACCGTGGTGGAAAACAAGCAGAAATTTGAACTGAATAAGGCGAATGCCGAGAAATATGATCTCAAGGTTTCCAGCAGTCTTACCAATCTGGCCATTAATATCGAATGA